From one Leptospira stimsonii genomic stretch:
- the flgB gene encoding flagellar basal body rod protein FlgB, which produces MFEKTHFMKTQDLLERGMNSSVLKRKVISDNIANADVPHFKRSEVIFESMIKRAIESEKIEAVKEVPTQISDDRHISFFKPLDYREVQPKANIDYLTTMRADGNNVDVEKEVVEASNSQMQYMMMSERINQNYRDLKQVMRMA; this is translated from the coding sequence ATGTTTGAGAAAACCCATTTCATGAAAACCCAGGATTTACTGGAAAGAGGAATGAATAGTTCCGTTTTGAAGAGAAAAGTAATTTCAGACAATATTGCAAACGCGGACGTTCCTCATTTTAAGAGATCCGAAGTGATATTCGAATCGATGATCAAAAGAGCGATCGAATCCGAAAAAATCGAGGCGGTCAAAGAAGTTCCAACTCAGATTTCCGACGACCGTCATATATCATTCTTCAAACCTTTGGATTATCGAGAAGTTCAACCAAAAGCCAATATTGACTACTTGACTACCATGAGGGCCGATGGAAACAACGTGGACGTTGAGAAAGAAGTCGTGGAAGCATCCAATTCCCAGATGCAATACATGATGATGTCCGAACGAATCAATCAGAATTACAGGGATCTCAAACAAGTGATGAGAATGGCTTAA